Proteins co-encoded in one Pseudopipra pipra isolate bDixPip1 chromosome 12, bDixPip1.hap1, whole genome shotgun sequence genomic window:
- the GCNT3 gene encoding beta-1,3-galactosyl-O-glycosyl-glycoprotein beta-1,6-N-acetylglucosaminyltransferase 3, whose protein sequence is MRLWERAVPGARRRWALLLPPLALLAAALALREAARPCPADQPRCRQRLYRALELPPGRGINCSGIVRGDRRAIEEAQLRNLEVANRRAPLTPGHYLNMTRDCSAFRQTRRFIEFPLSQEEAEFPIAYSMVIHNKIEMFERLLRSLYAPQNVYCVHVDSKSPAAFQEAVRAIAGCFPNVFVASRLENVVYASWSRLQADLNCMRDLLRSPVPWRYLLNTCGTDFPIKTNAEIVRALKVLQDRNSMESEKPSAAKRARWQFHHEVGKAISRTNIEKLPPPLNCPMFTGNAYIVVTRGFVRHLFENPTAQKFLEWSKDTYSPDEHVWATLTRMPGVPGAVPHNDKFQLSDMNALPRLVKWAYLEGDPSKGAPYPPCTGRHQRSVCIYGAGDVPWMLQQHHLLANKFDPEVDDAAILCLEEHLRHRALYGRGL, encoded by the coding sequence ATGCGGCTGTGGGAgcgggcggtgccgggggcCCGGCGGCGCTGGGCGCTGCTCCTGCCCCCGCTGGCCCTGCTGGCCGCAGCCCTGGCCCTGCGAGAGgccgcccggccctgccccgccgACCAGCCCCGCTGCCGGCAGCGCCTGTACCGCGCCCTGGAGCTGCCCCCCGGCCGCGGCATCAACTGCTCGGGCATCGTCCGCGGAGACCGCAGGGCCATCGAGGAGGCGCAGCTCCGCAACCTGGAGGTGGCGAACAGGAGGGCTCCGCTGACGCCCGGCCACTACCTGAACATGACGAGGGACTGCAGCGCCTTCAGGCAGACCCGGCGCTTCATCGAGTTCCCGCTGAGCCAGGAGGAGGCGGAGTTCCCCATCGCCTACTCCATGGTCATCCACAACAAAATCGAGATGTTCGAGCGGCTCCTGCGCTCCCTCTACGCCCCCCAGAACGTCTACTGCGTGCACGTGGACAGCAAGTCCCCGGCCGCCTTCCAGGAGGCCGTGCGGGCCATCGCAGGCTGCTTCCCCAACGTCTTCGTGGCCAGCCGCCTGGAAAACGTGGTCTACGCCTCCTGGTCCCGGCTGCAGGCCGACCTCAACTGCATGCGGGACCTGCTGCGGAGCCCCGTGCCCTGGCGGTACCTGCTCAACACCTGCGGCACCGACTTCCCCATCAAGACCAACGCCGAGATCGTGCGCGCCCTGAAGGTGCTGCAGGACCGGAACAGCATGGAGTCGGAGAAGCCCTCGGCGGCCAAGCGGGCGCGCTGGCAGTTCCACCACGAGGTGGGGAAGGCCATCTCCCGGACCAACATAGAGAAGCTGCCGCCGCCCCTCAACTGCCCCATGTTCACGGGCAACGCGTACATCGTGGTGACACGGGGCTTCGTGCGGCACCTCTTCGAGAACCCCACGGCACAGAAGTTCCTCGAGTGGTCCAAGGACACCTACAGCCCTGACGAGCACGTGTGGGCCACCCTGACCCGCATGCCGGGCGTGCCGGGGGCCGTGCCCCACAACGACAAGTTCCAGCTGTCGGACATGAACGCCCTTCCCCGCCTGGTCAAGTGGGCGTACCTGGAGGGCGATCCCAGCAAGGGCGCGCCGTACCCGCCCTGCACCGGCCGCCACCAGCGCTCCGTCTGCATCTACGGGGCGGGCGACGTGCCCtggatgctgcagcagcaccatcTCTTGGCCAACAAGTTCGACCCCGAGGTGGACGATGCCGCCATCCTGTGCCTCGAGGAGCACCTGCGCCACAGGGCCCTCTACGGCCGCGGGCTCTGA